From the genome of Calliopsis andreniformis isolate RMS-2024a unplaced genomic scaffold, iyCalAndr_principal scaffold0022, whole genome shotgun sequence, one region includes:
- the Tgs1 gene encoding trimethylguanosine synthase 1: MMFDMGDNFWEPLADLYIGEDQRFLDPDTYIYCLCSRIFVRTPEIYTDGVEDASEDNDVDNDCVGEMLDLHKRSAIEAQSIEKHDEEPVSCYCSASHTDNNYSTDEHDSVRDSAHRPNAYSLTQKLGLHQSDSGADLSEYHDQHEAKSIQNLLASYGKTFQSTETELEDGFEKVNVPAQNQQDKDLEDRTKIADIHLSDHHLAENIKDLSINPSSCSENKCYMESSSFILGSKDSGIQTASKNHSSNNRQTYNRDTTFAYEHDSRVYSYSQYSEAKSPMDMAWEKYWSKNGEQLIWTSWIAKYADYINPEYLQNNTPLIEDEKLEIRETIEKFSEQNTCFPSQAHRNCELGRSNFEGIFSKNSNTNDNEIKAKDTYGVNFSFDDISKQEINDKDAEENRRKLTNLETSPENGDGWNPLSPYSVEESYNQQSNAEDEKLLTRYDSINGSIAKTNATSDSMTNVTKMTLTSSSCDSISMHSFSLISSVTSSIESNITSTSSEQDNEYTSEDNDRYWQHLWKENFQIEYQKHYELFIEKYRKEQSQMAVQNYLGECKKQNAKQEESDASMDQDFTQIRADVSNKIDISEDFDVPNKNLSYTKKEKTRKKRLIMESVGLLVQNLKMKSSSDDSTQEKNEKTNETEYSSENKREEQSSSVQNENGAIICGNISSNCTQQKYLNEEDEDRDEPYESKPVTLKRSHAVDYDEAADGLETVKKAFSLMGYAFNKNQRESKLQGDVVYRKKNIRLQNRQLKLKSCRSKPVNKHIYFDDNGMEITNTIDKVKHYLSYCPILPSPDTDFQLSKDGSYKAQFSSSSDEECDPSLKTKLQTKRLVFSKPSTSSIESGVDKRAIDDASDSFNVSDKQDDRFKNIGIDSNMYIDQDESNSTKCVSENQFPMIDDEKFDASNTDMDIDEKYYCNKIQSIKLSDEESLKRTQKKKRRKQSKRTISLPEEIHNDKALIKYWLKRYQLFSKFDQGIKLDRESWFSVTPEQIAEYIAERCKCDIIIDAFCGAGGNAIQFALKCERVIAIDIDPSKIELARNNARIYGVEDRIEFIIGDFFQLASKLIADVVFLSPPWGGPEYIKNETFDLNNIMPPVGGVNVFNIARKITDHVAYFLPRNVDTMQLAMLAGVGSGVQVEQNFLDRKLVALTAYYGELLRDY; encoded by the exons ATGATGTTCGACATGGGCGACAACTTTTGGGAACCTTTGGCTGATTTGTACATCGGCGAGGATCAGCGTTTCCTTGACCCTGACACTTACATTTATTGTCTTTGCAGCAGAATATTCGTTCG AACACCAGAAATTTATACAGATGGAGTAGAGGATGCCAGCGAAGACAATGATGTTGACAATGATTGCGTTGGAGAAATGTTAGATCTTCATAAAAGGTCTGCCATAGAAGCACAATCCATTGAGAAACATGAT gaagAACCAGTGAGCTGTTACTGCAGCGCATCACACACAGACAACAATTATTCCACAGATGAACATGACTCTGTTCGTGACTCTGCTCATCGTCCTAATGCATACTCCCTCACGCAAAAGCTGGGCCTGCACCAATCAGATTCGGGTGCTGACCTATCAGAATACCATGATCAACACGAAGCTAAGAGTATACAAAACCTGTTGGCATCTTATGGAAAGACTTTTCAATCTACAGAGACTGAACTGGAAGATGGATTTGAAAAAGTGAATGTACCTGCACAGAATCAACAAGATAAAGATTTAGAAGACAGGACGAAAATAGCAGACATTCACTTGTCAGATCATCATCTTGCAGAAAACATAAAAGATTTAAGTATTAATCCATCCAGTTGTAGTGAAAACAAATGCTATATGGAGAGTTCATCATTTATTTTAGGAAGCAAGGATTCAGGAATACAAACTGCTTCAAAAAATCATTCATCCAATAATAGGCAAACTTATAATAGAGATACTACTTTTGCGTATGAACATGATTCACGCGTCTATTCATATTCTCAGTATTCTGAAGCTAAgagtccaatggatatggcatgGGAAAAATATTGGTCTAAAAATGGGGAGCAGTTAATTTGGACATCTTGGATCGCGAAATATGCGGATTATATAAACCCAGAATACTTGCAAAACAATACGCCTTTGATAGAGGATGAGAAATTAGAAATAAGAGAAACTATAGAAAAATTTTCTGAGCAAAATACCTGTTTTCCTAGTCAAGCGCACAGAAATTGTGAACTTGGACGCTCAAATTTTGAAGGAATATTTAGTAAAAATAGTAACACAAATGATAATGAAATAAAAGCAAAAGACACATATGGTGTTAATTTTTCATTTGACGATATAAGTAAACAGGAAATCAATGATAAGGACGCGgaagaaaatagaagaaaacTGACTAATTTAGAAACCTCGCCTGAAAATGGTGATGGATGGAATCCTCTGAGTCCTTATAGCGTAGAAGAAAGCTACAATCAACAATCAAACGCAGAAGATGAGAAACTTTTGACAAGATATGATTCTATTAATGGATCAATCGCAAAAACAAACGCAACATCCGATTCCATGACAAACGTTACAAAAATGACTCTCACTAGTTCTAGCTGTGATTCCATTTCTATGCACTCGTTTAGTTTAATCAGTTCTGTAACTAGTTCCATTGAAAGCAATATAACTAGCACCAGTTCCGAGCAAGATAATGAGTACACGTCGGAAGATAACGATAGGTATTGGCAGCATTTATGGAAAGAAAATTTCCAAATAGAATACCAGAAACATTACGAGTTATTCATAGAGAAATATAGAAAGGAGCAGTCTCAAATGGCTGTTCAAAATTATCTCGGAGAATGTAAGAAACAAAATGCAAAACAAGAAGAAAGTGATGCAAGCATGGACCAAGATTTTACACAAATAAGAGCCGACGTTTCTAATAAAATAGATATTTCTGAAGATTTCGACGTCCCTAATAAGAATTTATCTTACACTAAGAAAGAAAAGACGAGGAAGAAACGATTGATTATGGAGTCAGTAGGATTGCTCGtgcaaaatttaaaaatgaaatcgAGCAGTGACGATTCTACTCAAGAGAAAAACGAGAAAACCAATGAAACTGAATATTCATCAGAGAATAAACGTGAGGAGCAATCTTCTAGCGTGCAAAACGAAAATGGTGCAATTATATGTGGTAACATTAGTAGTAATTGTACTCAGCAAAAATATTTGAATGAGGAAGATGAAGACAGAGATGAGCCCTATGAAAGTAAACCTGTAACATTAAAACGAAG CCATGCGGTCGATTATGACGAAGCAGCAGATGGTCTAGAAACAGTGAAAAAAGCATTTTCATTAATGGGTTACGCCTTCAATAAAAACCAACGGGAATCAAAATTGCAAGGCGATGTGGTATACAGAAAAAAGAATATTAGATTACAAAATAGGCAATTAAAACTAAAATCTTGTAGATCTAAACCTGTAAACAAGCACATTTACTTCGATGATAATGGAATGGAAATCACTAACACTATAGATAAG GTAAAACATTATCTGTCATATTGTCCAATTTTACCATCACCAGACACAGACTTTCAGCTATCCAAAGATGGTTCCTACAAAGCACAGTTCTCATCCAGTTCTGATGAAGAGTGTGATCCTAGTCTTAAAACGAAATTACAAACGAAACGACTCGTATTTAGTAAGCCAAGCACAAGTTCCATAGAATCGGGAGTAGATAAAAGAGCAATCGATGATGCAAGTGACTCGTTCAACGTATCTGACAAACAAGATGATCGTTTTAAAAATATCGGAATCGACAGCAATATGTATATTGACCAAGATGAAAGTAATTCTACAAAATGTGTATCAGAAAATCAGTTTCCTATGATAGACGATGAAAAATTCGATGCATCAAATACCGATATGGATATAGACGAAAAATACTATTGCAACAAAATACAAAGTATAAAACTATCTGACGAAGAGAGCTTGAAAAGAACGCAAAAGAAAAAACGAAGGAAGCAATCGAAAAGAACTATAAGTCTTCCTGAAGAAATACATAATGATAAAGCATTAATAAAATACTGGTTAAAGAGGTATCAGCTATTTAGCAAATTTGATCAAGGCATTAAATTGGATCGTG AAAGCTGGTTTTCTGTGACACCAGAACAAATTGCCGAATACATAGCAGAAAGATGCAAATGTGATATCATAATTGATGCATTCTGCGGTGCAGGAGGAAATGCCATTCAATTTGCTTTAAAATGTGAAAGGG TTATTGCAATAGATATAGATCCAAGTAAAATTGAACTCGCTCGAAATAATGCACGAATTTATggcgttgaggatagaatagaGTTCATTATTGGAGATTTCTTTCAACTCGCGTCAAAGTTAATTGCAGACGTTGTTTTTCTAAGCCCTCCATGGGGAGGGCCTGAATATATCAAGAATGAAACTTTTGATCTCAATAATATTATGCCACCCGTTGGTGGAGTAAATGTGTTTAATATAGCAAGGAAAATCACAGACCATGTGGCCTACTTTCTACCTAGAAATGTAGATACTATGCAG CTTGCCATGTTAGCCGGAGTAGGTTCTGGTGTACAAGTGGAGCAAAACTTTCTTGATAGAAAGTTAGTAGCTTTAACGGCTTATTATGGTGAACTGCTCAGAGACTATTAG